In the Onychostoma macrolepis isolate SWU-2019 chromosome 08, ASM1243209v1, whole genome shotgun sequence genome, aatttaaagcatccttgctaaataaaagtattaatttctacaATCCCCCCccccaataaataaataaataaataaaacataattatactgaatccaagcttttgaatggtataaagttacaaaagctttaatttcagaaaaatgctgatctttggatttttctaatcaaagaatcctgaaaaaaatgtactcaactcaactgttttaaatattgatgatgataataataataataataataaaatgtttattgaacagcaaatcagcttattagaatgattctgTTCATAAAAGAATCATGAACAAAATGTACTAAActcttttaaatattgataatgtttcttgaacagcaaatcagcgtattagaatgattctgaaggatcgtgAACTCTGGAGTAATGACGCTGAAAATTTAGGCTTtggtcacagaaataaattacattttaaaatatatccaaacagaaagcagttcatttaaatagaaaaaattatttcacaatatgaatgcttttgctgtattttggatcaaataaatgcaggtttggtGAGCAGAGGagtattctttaaaaacataaaaaatctgactgttcaaaaatttttgactggtagtgtatgtaaaTCATAATAATTGCACAATactgttctattttaatatttgttatgcTCATATTACATCCATTCATTTCTCAAAAAACACAAAGTATGCTTTTCCCCAGATTTCAACGAGCCTTAGTTTTATAACCAGAGGAATCTCAACATTTTTACAACAGAATGCTTGCCATAAAGGACCAATATTCCAGGTTACTATGTGGCCCTGTACCAGAGATAATCAACTTAAAAGTGAGGgacagttataaaaaaaaaaagagaaaagaaaaaaagtgtccTTGAATTGTACTTGAACAGAAGTCTCAAATATTACCTAGGTATCACCTAAACAAGCATTACGGCTGAGACTTTAATGATTCCCCCATTATAAACTGAACCCTAAATAATCCTGATCATTACATTCAGACTTTACATTCTAAGGAACAAGAATGtgctaaattattatatatttacatttacattgtaaTGTGCTTTAAAGATCAGCTTTTGTGACAAGCAGCTCGGACCATCCTCAGCTGAGATACTGAGGTTTCCATTAACAACCACATAACGATAAAATTCTGTGGGTCATGACACAATAACGAACCAAGTTTTCATCAAGTAAAGTaaaatactattactactaaaataaatcaatgaaatGGTGGTTTGCCATAACCATACATTGAGGTAATCactaaacaaatgaataaatactttCAAGCAACCAAATTAATTTCTGGACCACTTGGGATGGAATGACACTCGAAAATCAAACAGTAAAATTGCGAGTAAACCTGCTTATATGGTTCAGACTTGCTTGTGGTCTCTTTAGACATTTTTGGGAGTCAAGCAGGGCCATTTTGACAGCTGACATGCCAAATTCACActgcaaaggtggcacagaGGCGCTTCTGAAGAGGCATTTCGGTGTCTTTACTGTTTAATATTGTTCATAAATGCAGTTACAGGTGTATAGTTTGATGCTAGAGGCAGAGGCGGGTCAGAGCAGGTATAATTTAGCCTGGCCTTTTACACCTTTACACTGAATTTTAAGCAGGCACAGAGCAGCCTTAACTCGGACACCTTATGTGCACTCTGATTCACTGCTATTTAcgctattaaagcaataagcaAGTCAGTGGGGGAAATAAAAACAGGCTGTGCGTGATTTAGCGTCAGTTAGCTGGTCTGCTAATGAAAACAGCAGCGGGATTTAAACTCACTTGTCCTCCAATGGTCACGTCGAAAAACACTATCGGGTTGTTAGGGTTTGAAGGCTGAACGTTCATGGTTGTTTTCAGGCTTGTATCACTCCAGACAGCAGAAATATACGCTATTAATGTTTCTCAGTTCTCACACCGTGAGTTTCACAGGAACGATTCAAAAATGTGCACGCGTGACGTCACTACCGCTTTGTACGGATGCGATCGAGGGACACgtgctcagttcagttcagggTTGACAACTAATCAGAGAAAGATGATAAAGGGGGgtcgatttgttgctaaaagttgctaaatgatcATAAATGATCATGTGTcacaacatcaaatctcagcaaaaaatatatattttatatatgttaatttgttaattaatttataatggttaattaatttattaattaataatttgtttgtaaagtaatatgcataatataatattaaattataaataactatttttaaatacattgaattattgaacacttgtgcatttttgaatgattgcAATTTAAGGTTGTTAactagtaaactagtaatacACATTCTCAACAGTTATGCATTAAGCAGTGAATTAGTAAttagttagtatgctacactctaagaaaagtctgtaaaaatagggcacaatctactatgttaatttgaaataattttccgAATTGGTTTTTACCTGCGTTTTTAAATTCGCATTGTGTTTTCGAGGTTATCGCATAATGTTACAATGGATcatggataatgtcctggaaaaCTACTAgtatcttttccatttttcttaccGTGTACTAACTGATCAGAAATCGCAGGTTATACCCTACTAACAAAGTGTATCATAAATTAactattattcaattattattattattattaaattgaacaattgcAAACAGCAGCTAACTCAATtcacgtgatgtgtgtactgccatgcatctttggtttcctctttttgtgtaatttggatttgtaattttattgtctgagtcacttatcaaaagttgctaaaagttgccaattaattttgaaaaattgctaaatttgttgctatgTGATTTTGGGAggaaaagttgctagggtagtctgaaaaattgctaaattggcaacactggctGCGTTTAAACCTCTGGCGCCAGGGCCCGGTTTTTCAAAAGGTTTAATCTGGATCAGAATGATCTGGGCTTGGAAATCCAATGTTTTGCTATCCAGGATCAGGTAACCCATCTTACTTTTGTGCCgttttttcaaagtaaaaattGGATTGGATCACCCTGATTCAGATACACACTTTTTCAGATTTCCAAATCTGCTGGATTACTAGTGCtctacggagcccctaaagggacacgATGATGGGAAGAAAGCCAATGTTTTGCATTCtagttttgcattgcatttacacaaataatTCCTTCTGACTGGTCCATCTCTGATGATTGTACCAATGTAGTTTACAatcagtgataaaaaaaaaaacacttaaattaaatataatatttttgtttgatattgacAGCTGTTTGGGGATTTATTACGTttcaaatgttgtattttttggACCAGTTTTgaagttttattacatttttgttcctGAAATCCACCCTTCTGCTGGGATCAGAATAatcccgtttttttttttttttttgtggatcaAAAGTATCCCAATtttactaatttaatttaatccaGACCAAAAAGACCAAAAGTGCATTTGGTGATCTAATCCGAATTCAGaatccttttttttcttcttcttcttttgaacAACCCATTTTCAAGATTTGATCCGATCCAATGGCCAAAATccaatcagattacttttgaacAACTGGTTTCTGGATTTATTCTCAGGGAGAGACGTTTGTATGCAGAAGGTAAAATCGTTTAAATCTATTACTTCCAAAAATAGCATTTTGAAGTGTAATTATTCCAGCGATTTATACAATGATTCCATGATTTGCCCTAGACTCATCGCAAACGAGCGTGAATGATTTACTGATAAACGTAACAGATGTCACTTAACCGCTTATCTATTTGCTGCCTCGGCAGTGTTCATCCATTATCCGACCCGCTTGTCCTATGTACGTTTCAGAGCAGCTttactgaataaataatgttaatgtttaaaatatattatcttCATGCCCTATAGTCGCATTTAACATACTGAGCTGAGCGAGATATCGTAACAAATCAGACAGAAAGCACTTGtgcattaattttaataaagggCCAAATTCCAGAAGTTAGTAGCCTATAACGTGTATAATGACCCTATGATATGTATAAACTATGCCATAAATGCCACAGATAAAAGCTTGAAGCTGTACAAGCCGGTGCACTGTTACTGCCATCTCGTGGTCAAAAGGATGGAGCGCACATATTTATTAGGccctttattaaaattaacagtagccccagaacacaagatccaggggacggggttggatccacatctagggggtggagacgggtggGTTTACGGGCAGGTTTAAGGATCAGGGGGTGGAAACGGGTGGGTTTACGGGCAGGTTTaaggatcagggggtggagacgggtggGTTTACGGGCAGGTTTAAGGATCAGGGGGTGGAAACGGGCAGGTTTAGgtatatgtaaggtgggaggagttggatctggatcttgtgttctgcagtgaggaccatctcaaaATGAATGCACATGCTGGCCCTTTCTGTTTAATTTGTTACGATGTCTCTGCTGAGTCCAAAGCAGCTGGATTTACATGTTTTGGAACCATTAAATCATTGTCAGATTTACGCTTTCAGAAACGTAACTGGGTTCATAGGTTTTCTTTTTCAGTCAATGCTGAATTACTCAATGTCTTAAAAATTGGAAAGGTACAACCGTTTGTGTTATTCAGTCAGATTGTGTTTGTAAATAATTAtgcattatacatttaagttaTCTTTGATTACACATGCTTTTTTTCTCCAGCAGTTTTTTATGTTAGTTTGAAACATCTAGATCAAAACTGGAAACTGAAATTCCAATCTCATTCTATTTTTGCTAGAGCTGTGGCTTTAATGATCACAGTAAAACCACAATGAAATACAGTAAGGCATTTGGTTGAGGCAAGTCACATATATCTGGGGCAATTTGTACTGTGtgttttagatcattttatttcacttaatgTATACAATTTAATGTCAGCTGGCCAAATCAGtgttttgacttgtttttcatACAAAATGCTTATCATAATTACTGTGTGTGTATTGCTGAAGAGCCAGTAGttagattatattttaaatatagatgTGCTTTGGTAGAATAATTAGAAGAATTCTTCTCAAAACAGTGTTAATGGGTTGTCACAAGGATGTCTTactcaaacaaaaaaacaataaataaataaaactttcttGTTATGATCATccatttttcataaaataaacagaaaaagtgCACTGAATGCGTTTCTTGTATATACACATCCTTTATTGAGAATAACAcatattttacactgtaaagCTAGTCAACGCTCAGTGGAAGTTCCTTCAGTGGCGAGCCTGGAATAACAGGGCGTTTGGGTTTTCCAGAAGCCTCACTGTGAATAGAAGAGAAAAATGCAGAGATTTATGACACGGTTATCATGAAACAGGAATAATTAGGCAGCATTTAAACCCCATTCACCCACAAATTACCACTGAAATGTAGAAATAATATGTAGcattaaattattcaaacatTAATAGAATCCTtttatagagttttattttatttaatattttatcatgTTAAAACCCAGTCTTGCACACTATTTATTCTATAGTGTTAAAACTCAGATTTACATAGGcgtgcatttattattttgccAACTGACCAATGATATAACATTATCACGATAACACAGAATATGTCAAGAAATTCTGTTCCAGAAcattgtttagtttagtttttttttttatatatacgtacagaaaaagaacaaaatgcaTGCCTGGAAAAACACAAACTTGTAAATAACATTAGAATTATTATATGTATTGGGCTATTAACAACAAGCAAGCAAGATCTTCATAAAACAAACCAAGTAATACAATCCACTGTCAAGGAACatagcaaataaaataatataaaaattaatattattttaatagcaGAACAGAAGCTATATTACCAACTATAAATATACAAAGGACCAATAACACTGTATTTATATAAGGGCTTCTCGCAGCCCAGCTAGCAATTGTGTTTTAGCTGCCTATCATGGTACTTTCTATTGAAGTGGCTTGTGTAAAGAAGTGTCTGCAACAGactaaaataaatgcacaatacacaaaatttaaaaatgatctgTATTAAGCAAAGCCAGTCCACCTTCCAGCTGTCAGGGCCTTCTGTGAAGACATGAGCACAGTTGGTGGAACAGACTCTCTGCGTCCATCTCTCTGACAGTAGTAGTTATTTGCAAATTTATGGCTCGGTCCAACGGGAAGTTTAGGTGGAGGCTGAGTCCTACCATC is a window encoding:
- the ndufa7 gene encoding NADH dehydrogenase [ubiquinone] 1 alpha subcomplex subunit 7, whose product is MASATRIIQRLRNYLSGQDLQSKLQLRYTEISKRTQPPPKLPVGPSHKFANNYYCQRDGRRESVPPTVLMSSQKALTAGSEASGKPKRPVIPGSPLKELPLSVD